From Rhizobium sp. NZLR1, a single genomic window includes:
- a CDS encoding response regulator, whose product MARILITEDEDSLRSFVARALRLDGHETDEAADGAEGLEKLREGVYDLLLSDIRMPVMDGIELAHQAKDAFPGLKILLMTGYAEQRERADDLAEKIIDVVAKPFALPDIRKAVARALVA is encoded by the coding sequence ATGGCAAGAATTCTGATCACGGAAGACGAGGACTCCCTGCGGTCCTTCGTAGCCCGAGCCCTGCGGCTTGATGGCCACGAGACCGATGAGGCGGCCGACGGGGCCGAGGGCCTGGAGAAGCTCAGGGAAGGGGTCTACGATCTGCTGCTTTCAGATATCCGCATGCCCGTGATGGACGGCATCGAACTCGCCCATCAGGCAAAAGACGCCTTTCCCGGCCTGAAGATCCTGCTGATGACCGGCTATGCCGAGCAGCGCGAACGGGCCGACGATCTTGCCGAAAAGATTATCGACGTCGTCGCCAAACCATTCGCGCTTCCCGATATCCGCAAAGCGGTCGCCCGAGCGCTGGTCGCTTAA
- the hpt gene encoding hypoxanthine phosphoribosyltransferase yields the protein MPVVRGKNIEPLFTAEQIAERNHSMAREIANGPTQDLLVIAVLKGSFIFAADLIRALHDSGLAPEVEFITLSSYGIGTVSQGVRIVKDIDSDVHGRDVLLIDDILESGRTLLFAKELLFERGARNVTIAVLLDKRVKRKEKLEADYVGFECPDYFVVGYGMDVAYAFRELPFVGVVTGDA from the coding sequence ATGCCTGTCGTGCGCGGAAAAAATATCGAGCCGCTCTTTACTGCCGAGCAGATCGCCGAGCGCAATCATTCGATGGCCCGGGAGATCGCCAATGGCCCGACCCAGGACCTGCTTGTCATCGCCGTGCTCAAGGGTTCGTTCATCTTCGCCGCCGACCTGATCCGCGCCCTGCACGATAGCGGGCTTGCACCGGAGGTCGAGTTCATCACGCTGTCGAGTTATGGCATCGGCACGGTCTCGCAGGGCGTGCGCATCGTCAAGGATATCGACAGCGACGTCCATGGCCGCGACGTCCTGTTGATCGACGATATCCTCGAATCCGGCCGGACGCTGCTGTTTGCCAAGGAATTGCTGTTCGAGCGCGGCGCGCGCAACGTCACGATCGCCGTGCTGCTCGATAAGCGCGTCAAGCGCAAGGAAAAGCTGGAGGCCGATTATGTCGGCTTCGAATGCCCTGACTATTTTGTCGTCGGTTACGGCATGGATGTCGCCTATGCCTTTCGCGAACTGCCCTTCGTCGGCGTGGTTACCGGGGACGCCTGA
- a CDS encoding ABC transporter permease: MTELPSRNPDKAPGKAEQKRPEMRVRPTAPILPPSNIQGSALMVVIAIMAFLACLTLGGVSMVRSTAASWESQISREITIQIKPDDNLDMEKALTQARDLALTFVGTKSGQIVDEAATARLLEPWLGPGLDLKDLPVPRLVIITIDESNPPDFDSMRALLKDSIPQASLDDHRTWVDRLVSMAHTTVMIGTGILLLVFTAMVLTVVFATRGALSGNRHVVEVLHFVGAESSFVATEFQKHFLKISLKGSAIGSALAALFFATAGFWQSRTLATPETDQATALFGTFSVGVLGYAGIFATMIVIALLTTITARLTVMQTIYEIDTLRSDPTRTDGIAS, encoded by the coding sequence ATGACTGAGCTCCCATCCAGAAACCCGGACAAGGCGCCTGGTAAGGCTGAGCAGAAACGACCGGAAATGCGCGTGCGTCCGACCGCGCCGATCCTGCCGCCATCCAACATCCAGGGCAGCGCGTTGATGGTGGTCATCGCAATCATGGCCTTTCTCGCCTGCCTGACGCTCGGCGGCGTCAGCATGGTGCGCTCGACGGCAGCAAGCTGGGAGAGCCAGATCTCCCGAGAGATCACCATCCAGATCAAGCCGGACGACAATCTCGACATGGAAAAGGCGCTGACCCAGGCACGCGACCTGGCGCTGACCTTCGTCGGCACCAAGAGCGGCCAGATCGTCGACGAGGCGGCGACCGCCCGCCTGCTCGAACCCTGGCTCGGCCCCGGTCTCGATCTCAAGGATCTGCCCGTTCCCCGCCTCGTCATCATCACCATCGACGAGAGCAATCCACCGGATTTCGATTCGATGCGGGCGTTGCTGAAAGACAGCATCCCGCAGGCAAGCCTCGACGATCACCGCACCTGGGTCGACCGGCTGGTGTCCATGGCGCACACGACCGTCATGATCGGCACAGGCATCCTGCTGCTGGTTTTCACGGCGATGGTGCTCACCGTCGTCTTCGCCACGCGCGGCGCGCTGTCGGGCAATCGTCACGTCGTCGAAGTGCTGCATTTCGTCGGCGCCGAAAGCTCCTTCGTCGCCACCGAATTCCAGAAGCATTTCCTGAAGATCAGCCTCAAGGGCTCGGCAATCGGCAGCGCCCTTGCCGCCCTCTTCTTCGCCACCGCCGGTTTCTGGCAGAGCCGCACGCTCGCCACCCCGGAAACGGACCAGGCGACGGCGCTCTTCGGCACCTTCTCCGTCGGCGTGCTCGGTTATGCCGGCATCTTCGCAACGATGATCGTCATTGCGCTCCTGACCACCATCACCGCGCGACTGACCGTCATGCAGACGATCTACGAAATCGATACATTACGCTCGGACCCGACACGCACCGACGGCATCGCGAGTTGA
- a CDS encoding YdcF family protein → MTMGDTTPNPIHQDPELDRPAGLPPRRGLIRRLLRWGGFACVLAIALLFGGFLRFADSVTTLKPPAEPKADAIVVLTGGYQRIDQAVELLQKGAGKRLLISGVHPTTTPAQIRKMTQGSADLFSCCVDIGHDAIDTIGNAEEASNWIHAKGYRSVLIVTNNYHMPRSLAELSYVDPDIEFIAYPVVNSDLKSRNWFTDPNAMRVMLAEYVKVLLTGARNITGFGRHTGLRSASASSEN, encoded by the coding sequence ATGACCATGGGAGATACGACACCCAACCCGATTCATCAGGACCCCGAGCTTGACCGCCCGGCGGGTTTGCCGCCGCGGCGCGGGCTGATCCGCCGCCTGCTGCGTTGGGGCGGCTTTGCCTGCGTGCTGGCGATCGCCCTGTTGTTCGGCGGTTTCCTGCGTTTCGCCGATTCCGTGACGACGCTTAAGCCTCCGGCCGAGCCGAAGGCAGATGCGATCGTCGTGCTGACAGGGGGTTACCAGCGCATCGATCAGGCCGTGGAGCTGCTGCAGAAAGGTGCCGGCAAGCGTTTGCTCATTTCCGGCGTCCACCCGACGACCACCCCGGCGCAGATCCGCAAGATGACGCAGGGCTCGGCCGATCTCTTCTCCTGCTGTGTCGATATCGGCCACGATGCGATCGACACGATCGGCAATGCCGAGGAAGCTTCGAACTGGATCCACGCCAAGGGATACCGCAGCGTCTTGATCGTCACCAACAACTACCACATGCCGCGAAGCCTCGCGGAGCTCTCCTATGTCGATCCCGATATCGAGTTCATCGCTTATCCCGTGGTCAATTCGGATTTGAAGAGCCGCAACTGGTTCACCGACCCGAATGCGATGCGTGTCATGCTTGCCGAATATGTAAAAGTGCTGCTGACCGGCGCCCGCAACATCACCGGCTTCGGTCGCCACACCGGGCTGCGCTCGGCAAGCGCGTCGAGCGAGAACTGA
- a CDS encoding 1-acyl-sn-glycerol-3-phosphate acyltransferase, whose amino-acid sequence MIALRSVLFNTIFYANLIIRMIVLSPYYFLAPRLTAYAIPKNWARSNHWLMRVIVGTTFEIEGLENLPDGSYILAPKHQSFWDTYALLPWLKDPVYILKRELMWIPLFGWYAKKQRVIPVDRGARGKVMVEVLKRTKQELSTGRQLIIYPEGTRRPPGAEPVYKYGIARMYRDLAIPVVPIVMHPGLFWPRRSIRRYPGHFKVRILPPIMPGMDPDAFFAHLIEVSERASDALLLETVEANPHLPLPPTAVERLAELRRLKTATA is encoded by the coding sequence ATGATCGCCCTGCGTTCCGTCCTCTTCAACACGATCTTCTACGCCAACCTCATCATCCGGATGATCGTTCTCTCGCCATACTATTTCCTGGCGCCGCGCCTGACCGCCTATGCGATCCCGAAGAATTGGGCACGCTCCAACCACTGGCTGATGCGGGTGATCGTCGGCACCACCTTCGAGATCGAAGGCCTGGAGAACCTCCCGGACGGCAGCTACATCCTGGCGCCGAAGCACCAATCCTTCTGGGATACCTATGCGCTGCTGCCCTGGCTAAAGGACCCGGTCTACATCCTGAAGCGCGAGCTGATGTGGATTCCGCTGTTCGGCTGGTATGCGAAGAAGCAGCGGGTGATCCCGGTTGATCGCGGCGCCCGTGGCAAGGTGATGGTGGAGGTGTTGAAGCGCACGAAACAGGAGCTTTCGACCGGCCGCCAGCTGATCATCTATCCTGAGGGCACCCGTCGCCCGCCGGGCGCCGAGCCGGTCTATAAGTATGGCATCGCCCGCATGTACCGTGATCTCGCCATCCCCGTAGTGCCGATCGTCATGCATCCCGGTCTCTTCTGGCCGCGGCGCAGCATTCGTCGTTATCCCGGCCATTTCAAGGTGAGGATCCTGCCGCCGATCATGCCGGGAATGGATCCGGACGCGTTTTTCGCCCATCTGATCGAGGTGTCGGAGCGGGCAAGCGACGCGCTTCTGCTCGAAACTGTCGAGGCAAATCCGCATCTGCCGCTGCCGCCGACGGCGGTCGAAAGGCTGGCCGAGCTGCGCAGGCTCAAGACGGCGACCGCCTGA
- a CDS encoding gamma-glutamylcyclotransferase — protein sequence MDEIWVFGYGSLMWNPGFEFMERAEALIYGYRRSLCVRSFVHRGTRDSPGLVLGLDRGGACRGMAFRISPEKWDEVIDYLRARELVTNVYLERRVRLQLAGGCRVEAVTYIADRDHEQYAGTLDAFEAARVVSQAKGQSGPNDAYVFNTAMHLKQMGIRDHWLEQVVDEVERLRAA from the coding sequence ATGGACGAAATTTGGGTATTTGGCTACGGTTCGCTGATGTGGAATCCGGGCTTCGAGTTCATGGAGCGGGCAGAGGCTCTGATCTACGGCTACAGGCGTTCGCTCTGCGTCCGTTCCTTTGTCCATCGCGGTACGCGCGACAGTCCGGGCCTGGTTCTCGGCCTCGACAGAGGCGGCGCCTGCCGCGGCATGGCTTTCCGCATTTCCCCGGAAAAATGGGATGAGGTGATCGATTATCTCCGCGCCCGCGAACTGGTTACCAATGTCTACCTGGAGCGCCGAGTGCGGCTGCAGCTTGCGGGAGGCTGCAGGGTGGAGGCGGTTACCTACATTGCTGATCGCGACCATGAGCAATATGCCGGTACGCTCGACGCATTTGAGGCGGCGAGGGTGGTGAGCCAGGCCAAGGGTCAGTCAGGCCCGAATGATGCCTATGTCTTCAACACCGCGATGCATCTGAAGCAGATGGGCATTCGCGACCATTGGCTGGAGCAGGTCGTCGACGAAGTGGAGCGGCTGCGCGCCGCTTGA
- a CDS encoding DUF2125 domain-containing protein, with the protein MAASSQSGSSQSSSSKKFWLLGGGVLLVIALYTGGWFYAASTLKTTVLKAIAPRDQAGVSAECSDIEFRGYPFRIGLFCSKIDVDDHVNGVSATFGALRSAAQVYAPGNIVWELDSPAAIRTSNGLSISAQWANLQASLATRLRGINRSSTVIEGLKATAVSSYTGQTISFDAARTEIHLRQNGADLDGAISVQDANTAIKDWPQIFPKLSASIDLTVAGKAGLIDGSDPSGLNGAAGELRRIVADIGDGKVMTLTGPFSFDEQGLLSGKFKLEIEQLGPWGDSLKQAFPDIASTVNTATKLLKSLAGGKDKVSVDLVVDHGNATVSGFIPLGRIPPI; encoded by the coding sequence ATGGCAGCGTCAAGCCAATCCGGTAGCAGCCAATCCAGCAGCAGCAAGAAATTCTGGTTGCTGGGTGGCGGCGTCCTCCTGGTGATCGCGCTTTATACCGGCGGCTGGTTCTATGCGGCATCGACGCTGAAGACCACGGTGCTGAAGGCGATCGCGCCGCGCGACCAGGCAGGCGTCAGCGCCGAATGCTCCGATATCGAATTCCGCGGCTATCCTTTCCGTATCGGCCTGTTCTGCTCCAAGATCGATGTCGACGACCATGTCAACGGCGTCTCGGCCACCTTCGGCGCGTTGCGTTCGGCAGCGCAGGTCTACGCGCCCGGCAATATCGTCTGGGAGCTCGATTCGCCGGCCGCCATCCGCACCAGCAATGGCCTTTCGATCTCGGCCCAATGGGCAAACCTGCAAGCGAGCCTGGCGACGAGGTTGCGGGGCATTAACCGCAGCTCAACGGTCATCGAGGGCCTGAAGGCGACGGCGGTTTCCTCCTACACCGGCCAGACCATCAGCTTCGATGCCGCTCGCACCGAAATTCATCTGCGCCAGAACGGTGCCGATCTCGACGGCGCGATCTCCGTGCAGGATGCCAACACCGCGATCAAGGACTGGCCGCAAATCTTCCCGAAGCTGTCGGCCAGTATCGATCTGACCGTCGCCGGTAAAGCCGGCCTGATCGACGGCAGTGATCCGAGCGGCCTCAACGGTGCCGCCGGTGAGCTGCGCCGCATCGTCGCCGACATCGGCGACGGCAAAGTGATGACGCTGACCGGCCCCTTTTCCTTCGACGAGCAGGGTCTGCTCTCCGGAAAATTCAAGCTGGAAATCGAACAGCTCGGCCCCTGGGGCGACAGCCTGAAACAGGCCTTTCCGGATATCGCCTCGACCGTCAACACGGCGACCAAGCTCTTGAAATCGCTTGCCGGCGGCAAAGACAAAGTCTCCGTCGATCTTGTCGTCGATCACGGCAACGCCACCGTCAGCGGCTTCATCCCGCTCGGCCGGATACCGCCGATCTGA
- a CDS encoding GNAT family N-acetyltransferase: MVEVARASQADIDWLVREDASAGEAWVSRCVALGEYLVARKVGEIVGFLRFSRFWGRIPYMEMIRVLPGHRRSGVGTALFVAWEGAMRGDGARLLMTSSECDESRPQDWHRRNGFTETGAIELPGLQSVAEVFFVKRIS; this comes from the coding sequence ATGGTTGAGGTGGCGCGCGCCAGCCAGGCGGATATCGATTGGCTCGTTCGCGAGGATGCCAGCGCTGGTGAAGCCTGGGTGTCGCGATGCGTGGCGCTTGGCGAATATCTCGTTGCCAGGAAAGTCGGCGAGATCGTCGGTTTCCTGCGCTTCTCCCGCTTCTGGGGCAGAATTCCCTACATGGAGATGATCCGCGTCCTTCCCGGCCACCGCCGTTCAGGCGTCGGAACGGCGCTGTTTGTTGCCTGGGAAGGGGCGATGCGCGGCGACGGCGCCCGCCTGCTGATGACCTCGAGCGAATGCGACGAAAGCCGACCTCAGGACTGGCATCGCCGCAACGGATTTACCGAAACCGGCGCGATCGAGCTGCCTGGGTTGCAGTCGGTGGCGGAGGTCTTCTTCGTCAAGCGGATAAGCTGA
- a CDS encoding prephenate/arogenate dehydrogenase family protein — MNVQFDRIALIGIGLIGSSLAYDIRRLGLAREIVVATRSADTLKRAEELGLGDRYTTSSADAVRDADLVIVSVPVGASESVAKEIAASLKSGAVVTDVGSTKASVIAQMLPHMPDNVHFIPGHPLAGTEKSGPDAGFPGLFEGRWCIFTPVAGTDETALKRLRSFWETLGSKVDEMDAEHHDKVLAIVSHLPHIIAYNIVGTADDLETVTESEVIKYSASGFRDFTRLAASDPTMWRDVCLHNRDAILEMLARFSEDLASLQRAIRWGEGDKIFELFTRTRAIRRSIVQAGQDVDAPDFGRHALDNKK; from the coding sequence ATGAACGTCCAGTTCGATCGTATCGCGCTGATCGGTATCGGCCTGATCGGCTCTTCACTCGCCTACGACATCAGGCGGCTTGGTCTTGCACGGGAGATCGTCGTCGCGACGCGTAGCGCCGATACGCTGAAGCGTGCCGAGGAGCTCGGTCTCGGCGACCGCTACACGACGTCTTCGGCCGATGCCGTCAGGGATGCCGATCTGGTAATCGTCTCGGTGCCGGTCGGCGCTTCGGAAAGCGTGGCGAAGGAGATAGCGGCTAGCCTGAAGTCCGGGGCTGTTGTCACCGATGTCGGCTCCACCAAGGCCTCGGTCATCGCGCAGATGCTGCCGCATATGCCTGATAATGTGCATTTCATCCCCGGCCATCCACTGGCCGGCACCGAAAAATCCGGCCCCGATGCCGGCTTCCCGGGCCTCTTCGAAGGCCGTTGGTGCATCTTCACGCCGGTCGCCGGTACCGACGAGACGGCGCTGAAGCGTCTGCGCAGCTTCTGGGAAACGCTTGGTTCGAAGGTCGACGAAATGGATGCGGAGCATCACGACAAGGTGCTGGCGATCGTCTCGCACCTGCCGCATATCATCGCCTACAACATCGTCGGCACCGCCGACGATCTGGAGACGGTGACCGAGTCGGAAGTCATCAAATACTCCGCCTCGGGCTTTCGCGATTTCACCCGACTTGCGGCTTCCGACCCGACGATGTGGCGCGACGTCTGCCTGCACAATCGTGATGCGATCCTCGAAATGCTGGCGCGCTTCTCGGAGGACCTCGCCTCTCTGCAGCGCGCGATCCGCTGGGGCGAGGGCGACAAGATCTTCGAACTTTTCACCCGCACGCGCGCCATCCGCCGCTCGATCGTCCAGGCCGGCCAGGATGTCGACGCGCCTGATTTCGGCCGCCACGCGCTGGATAACAAGAAGTAG
- the hisC gene encoding histidinol-phosphate transaminase encodes MSKPVPRPGILDIASYVPGKEHAPGVARVYKLSSNETPLGASPKAIDAFKAVADNLERYPDGQAVELREAIAAVHGLNPANILCGNGSDELLGLLCHVYLGAGDEGIITEHGFLVYKIQIQGAGATPVVVREKDHTVDVDAILAAVTEKTKIVFIANPGNPTGTYVPVSEIRRLQAGLPKHVVLVLDAAYAEYVRRNDYEAGIEVVSSNANVVMTRTFSKAYGLAALRVGWMYAPAEIVDAVNRVRGPFNLNAPAIAAGAAAIRDQAFIQQAVSFNQMWVETLTQALEAIGLKVTPSVANFVLIHFPEIDGKRAADADDLLTSRGYILRAVRSYGFANALRMSIGPEEANRGVIAALTEFMGRKA; translated from the coding sequence ATGAGCAAGCCTGTTCCGCGTCCCGGTATTCTCGATATCGCATCCTATGTGCCGGGCAAGGAACATGCACCGGGTGTTGCCCGCGTCTACAAGCTTTCGTCCAACGAAACGCCACTCGGCGCCAGTCCGAAGGCGATCGATGCGTTCAAGGCGGTTGCCGACAATCTGGAGCGTTACCCCGACGGGCAGGCGGTTGAATTGCGCGAGGCGATCGCTGCCGTGCACGGCCTCAACCCGGCAAACATTCTCTGCGGCAACGGTTCCGACGAACTGCTCGGCCTGCTCTGCCATGTCTATCTCGGCGCCGGCGACGAGGGCATCATCACCGAGCACGGCTTCCTGGTCTACAAGATCCAGATCCAGGGCGCCGGCGCCACGCCTGTCGTCGTCAGGGAAAAAGATCACACCGTCGATGTCGATGCGATCCTTGCCGCGGTGACGGAAAAGACCAAGATCGTTTTCATCGCCAATCCCGGCAATCCAACCGGCACTTATGTCCCAGTCAGCGAGATCCGCCGCCTGCAGGCCGGGCTACCGAAGCATGTCGTGCTGGTGCTCGATGCCGCCTATGCCGAATATGTGCGCCGCAACGATTATGAAGCCGGCATCGAGGTCGTGTCTTCCAATGCCAACGTGGTGATGACCCGCACCTTCTCGAAGGCCTACGGACTGGCGGCGCTGCGGGTCGGCTGGATGTATGCGCCGGCCGAGATCGTCGACGCTGTGAACCGCGTGCGCGGGCCTTTCAATTTGAACGCGCCGGCAATCGCCGCCGGTGCCGCGGCGATCCGCGACCAGGCCTTCATCCAGCAGGCCGTCTCCTTCAACCAGATGTGGGTGGAGACGCTGACCCAGGCGCTCGAAGCGATCGGCCTGAAGGTGACGCCGTCCGTCGCCAATTTCGTCCTCATTCATTTCCCCGAGATCGACGGCAAGCGCGCCGCCGATGCCGACGATCTCCTGACGAGCCGCGGCTACATCCTGCGCGCCGTGCGCAGCTATGGCTTTGCCAATGCGCTCCGGATGAGCATCGGCCCCGAAGAGGCCAACCGTGGCGTCATCGCCGCGCTCACCGAATTCATGGGACGCAAGGCATGA
- a CDS encoding class I SAM-dependent methyltransferase encodes MKSNRPLITFIAMHADIVDLRQFYHSELGRLAEQSIAMALSSLWVRLPQERLVGLGYAVPFLDRFQADTERTFAFMPAGQGAVNWPMGSLSSTALIFDEELPLPDSSIDRVLMVHSLEFAESPRETLKELWRVLAPGGRLVIVVPNRRGVWARMEHTPFGSGRPYSRGQLTHLLRETNFTPGATAEALFFPPSKLRTILRLRRAFERIGRTLWPAFSGVIIVEAQKRLYQGLPVAARASRRVFVPVLAPHGVPTTRSR; translated from the coding sequence TTGAAGTCCAACCGCCCGCTGATAACATTTATCGCAATGCACGCCGATATCGTCGACCTACGCCAGTTCTACCACTCCGAGCTTGGGCGCCTTGCCGAGCAGTCGATCGCCATGGCGCTGTCTTCGCTCTGGGTGCGGCTGCCGCAGGAGCGTCTGGTCGGTCTCGGCTATGCCGTGCCCTTCCTCGACCGCTTCCAGGCCGATACCGAGCGCACCTTCGCCTTCATGCCGGCCGGGCAGGGCGCGGTGAACTGGCCGATGGGATCGCTCTCGTCGACGGCGCTGATTTTCGACGAGGAACTGCCGCTGCCGGATTCCTCGATCGACCGGGTGCTGATGGTGCATTCGCTGGAATTCGCCGAAAGCCCGCGCGAGACGCTGAAGGAACTCTGGCGGGTGCTGGCGCCAGGCGGACGGCTTGTCATCGTCGTGCCGAACCGACGCGGCGTCTGGGCGCGGATGGAACACACGCCGTTCGGCTCGGGCCGGCCCTATTCCCGCGGTCAGCTGACGCATCTGCTGCGCGAAACGAATTTCACCCCGGGCGCGACGGCCGAAGCGCTGTTCTTCCCGCCCTCGAAGCTCAGGACCATCCTGCGCCTTCGCCGCGCCTTCGAGCGGATCGGGCGGACGTTGTGGCCGGCTTTCTCAGGCGTCATCATCGTCGAGGCGCAGAAGCGGCTCTATCAGGGGCTGCCGGTTGCGGCGCGAGCCTCCCGCCGCGTCTTCGTGCCGGTTCTGGCACCCCATGGCGTGCCGACCACACGCAGCCGGTGA
- the gloB gene encoding hydroxyacylglutathione hydrolase produces MKPLELDVFLCRTDNFGVLVHDPETGFTAAIDAPEEAPILQAATRRGWKITHIFTTHHHTDHVTGNLALKEQFGCEIIGPINEAIAIPGLDRTMADGDSFLFGDHTVNVIETPGHTAGHICYHFVDDKLLFAADTLFALGCGRLFERPAADMWHSLQKLAVLPDETAVYFGHEYTLSNARFALTVDPDNERLKSRAAEIEALRADGKFTIPTTLGLEKETNPFLRAADPAIRRNLLMEGKTNEEVFAEIRKRKDNF; encoded by the coding sequence ATGAAACCTTTGGAATTAGACGTTTTTCTCTGCCGTACCGACAATTTCGGCGTTCTCGTCCACGATCCGGAGACAGGCTTTACCGCGGCGATCGACGCGCCGGAAGAGGCGCCGATCCTGCAGGCGGCGACGCGCCGCGGCTGGAAAATCACCCATATCTTCACCACCCATCATCACACCGACCATGTCACCGGCAACCTGGCGCTGAAGGAGCAGTTCGGCTGCGAGATCATCGGCCCGATCAACGAGGCGATCGCCATTCCCGGCCTCGATCGGACGATGGCCGATGGCGACAGCTTCCTTTTCGGCGATCACACGGTCAACGTCATCGAGACGCCCGGCCACACCGCCGGCCATATCTGCTATCACTTCGTCGACGACAAGCTGCTCTTTGCCGCCGATACGCTGTTTGCGCTCGGCTGCGGCCGGCTGTTCGAACGCCCGGCCGCCGACATGTGGCATTCGCTGCAAAAACTGGCCGTGCTGCCCGATGAGACCGCCGTCTATTTCGGCCACGAATACACCCTGTCCAATGCCCGCTTCGCACTGACGGTCGATCCCGACAACGAACGCCTGAAGAGCCGCGCCGCCGAGATCGAGGCCTTGCGCGCCGACGGCAAATTCACCATCCCGACGACGCTGGGGCTGGAAAAGGAGACCAACCCGTTCCTGCGCGCCGCCGATCCGGCGATCCGCCGCAATCTGCTGATGGAAGGCAAGACCAACGAGGAAGTCTTTGCCGAGATCCGCAAGCGCAAGGACAATTTCTGA
- a CDS encoding cupin domain-containing protein, which produces MSPEDIIRELAMQPHPEGGWYAETFRDTAGGERGHSTAIYYLLIRGQRSHWHRVHDAVEVWHYYAGAPLSLHRSEDGTASEALTLGTDLAAGERPQVIIPANWWQSAESLGDFTLVGCTVSPGFTFSSFEMAPSGWTPGG; this is translated from the coding sequence ATGTCTCCCGAAGACATCATCCGCGAACTCGCCATGCAGCCGCATCCGGAAGGCGGCTGGTACGCTGAGACGTTCCGCGATACGGCGGGCGGAGAACGCGGCCACTCGACGGCGATCTATTATCTCCTGATCAGAGGACAGCGCTCGCACTGGCATCGCGTCCATGATGCGGTGGAGGTCTGGCATTATTACGCCGGCGCGCCGCTCTCGCTGCATCGCTCTGAAGATGGAACGGCAAGCGAGGCCCTGACGCTTGGAACCGACCTGGCGGCCGGCGAGCGGCCGCAGGTGATCATTCCGGCCAATTGGTGGCAGTCGGCCGAAAGCCTCGGCGATTTCACCCTGGTCGGCTGCACTGTCTCACCGGGCTTTACGTTTTCGAGCTTCGAGATGGCGCCATCAGGCTGGACGCCCGGCGGCTGA
- a CDS encoding EamA family transporter has protein sequence MKLRATLIGFTAILMWSFLALLTAASGKMPPFQLSAVCFAIGSIPGLAVLALNPSRLALLKQPAKVWVTGISGLFGYHFLYFTALRNAPAVEAGLIAYLWPLLIVVGSALLPGERLRWYHVAGALAGLCGTFLIVGRNGIDFNGAYAVGYTAAFLCAFTWSGYSLLTRRFDAVSTDVVTGFCLATSILSLFCHLGLETTIWPATGFEWLAVAGLGLLPVGAAFYAWDYGVKNGDIQILGAASYAAPLLSTLILTLFGFAEPSWRIALACLLVTGGAVLAAQDMFRRKIQPPAAAE, from the coding sequence GTGAAGCTTCGCGCGACGTTGATCGGTTTTACCGCCATTTTGATGTGGTCGTTCCTGGCGCTGTTGACGGCCGCCTCCGGGAAGATGCCGCCGTTCCAGCTTTCGGCCGTCTGCTTTGCGATCGGCAGCATTCCCGGCCTCGCCGTGCTTGCCCTCAACCCGTCACGGCTGGCGCTGCTGAAGCAGCCGGCCAAGGTCTGGGTGACCGGTATTTCGGGGCTGTTCGGCTATCATTTCCTTTATTTCACCGCGCTCAGAAACGCGCCGGCGGTGGAGGCGGGGCTGATCGCCTATCTCTGGCCGCTGCTGATCGTCGTCGGCTCGGCGCTGCTGCCGGGCGAACGGCTGCGCTGGTATCATGTGGCCGGTGCGCTTGCCGGGCTGTGCGGCACCTTCCTGATCGTCGGCCGCAACGGCATCGATTTTAACGGCGCCTATGCCGTCGGTTACACGGCCGCTTTTCTCTGCGCCTTCACCTGGTCCGGTTACTCGCTACTGACCCGGCGTTTCGACGCCGTCTCCACCGATGTCGTCACCGGCTTCTGCCTTGCGACCTCGATCCTGTCGCTGTTCTGCCATCTCGGCCTGGAGACGACGATCTGGCCGGCAACGGGTTTCGAATGGCTCGCCGTCGCCGGGCTCGGGCTCCTGCCGGTGGGGGCTGCCTTTTACGCCTGGGATTACGGCGTCAAGAACGGCGATATCCAGATCCTCGGCGCGGCGAGTTATGCCGCACCGCTGCTTTCGACGCTGATCCTGACGCTGTTCGGATTTGCCGAGCCGAGCTGGCGCATCGCGCTTGCCTGCCTGCTCGTCACCGGCGGGGCGGTGCTCGCCGCCCAGGACATGTTCCGCCGCAAGATCCAGCCGCCGGCTGCGGCGGAATGA